A genomic window from Sphingobacterium spiritivorum includes:
- the recN gene encoding DNA repair protein RecN, translating into MLSRLYIRNYALIDTLDISFDKGLNIITGETGAGKSIIMGALSLILGSRIEGKYFFNQDQKCIIEGYFNIGAYHLQSFFDEHDMDYETETIIRREISVDGKSRAFINDSPVNLAILKSLGEQLIDVHSQHATLQINTEAFQLLVIDSIAGNAELKLAFEKTFKEYRSTKKKLEELKGAIKNANAELDYHQFLFDELEQANLQDGEQTRLEEEQQQLENAEEIKRGLLSAVNYLTEQEANAVSLIKDALGQLQHIEKYMPASEDLFTRLQSTHIELKDIVNEIEGLEQTVVLDESRLDSVNDRLNIIYTLQKKHRVEQVGELIALRNDLESKIISASSQEELLITLEKQLTSVLQALKDLAGQLSSSRKDVLPQIQDHVASVLAEVGMPHARLHIELQSLDETQFKESGQDSVQFLFSANKGQELQPIHKVASGGELSRVMLAIKSLIARSTALPTIIFDEIDTGISGEVALKVGEIMQRLASHMQVLAITHLPQIASKGKSHFKVYKEDSGDKTQSNIVLLNQQERVLEVAQMLSGANPGEAAIKHATELIEG; encoded by the coding sequence ATGCTGAGCCGTCTTTATATTCGAAATTATGCGCTGATCGATACGCTGGATATTTCCTTTGATAAAGGGTTAAATATCATCACCGGAGAAACGGGTGCCGGTAAGTCCATTATTATGGGAGCACTTTCCCTTATATTGGGAAGCCGTATCGAAGGTAAATACTTTTTCAATCAGGATCAAAAATGTATTATCGAAGGATATTTCAATATAGGTGCATATCATCTGCAATCTTTTTTTGATGAACATGATATGGACTATGAAACCGAAACTATCATTCGTAGAGAAATCAGCGTAGATGGTAAATCACGGGCTTTTATCAATGATTCACCTGTCAACCTGGCTATATTGAAAAGCCTGGGAGAACAATTGATCGATGTGCATTCTCAGCATGCCACATTACAGATCAATACTGAAGCTTTCCAGCTGTTAGTAATTGACAGTATTGCCGGCAATGCCGAATTAAAGCTAGCTTTTGAAAAGACATTTAAGGAATACCGGTCTACAAAGAAAAAGCTGGAGGAACTTAAAGGAGCTATCAAAAATGCAAATGCGGAACTGGACTATCACCAATTCTTGTTTGATGAACTGGAACAGGCCAATCTGCAGGATGGAGAGCAGACCAGACTTGAAGAAGAACAACAGCAGCTGGAGAATGCAGAAGAAATAAAAAGAGGATTGCTGAGCGCAGTTAACTATCTGACCGAACAGGAGGCTAATGCTGTGTCATTGATTAAAGATGCATTGGGACAGCTGCAACATATTGAAAAATATATGCCGGCTTCAGAAGATCTTTTCACCAGACTACAAAGTACGCATATTGAACTCAAGGATATCGTTAATGAAATCGAAGGACTGGAACAGACAGTTGTATTGGATGAGTCCCGTTTGGATTCGGTTAATGATCGGTTGAATATCATTTACACACTCCAAAAGAAACATCGTGTGGAGCAGGTCGGAGAACTTATAGCCTTGCGTAATGATTTGGAAAGTAAAATTATATCGGCTTCCTCACAGGAAGAATTGTTGATTACGCTGGAAAAGCAACTTACATCTGTTCTGCAGGCATTAAAAGATCTTGCCGGTCAACTCTCATCATCTAGGAAAGATGTATTACCCCAGATTCAGGATCATGTAGCTTCTGTCCTTGCGGAAGTAGGCATGCCGCATGCGAGATTGCATATTGAGCTGCAATCCCTCGATGAGACGCAATTTAAGGAATCCGGACAGGATAGCGTACAGTTTCTTTTTTCAGCTAATAAAGGACAGGAATTACAACCTATACATAAGGTCGCATCCGGAGGAGAACTCTCACGGGTAATGCTTGCCATCAAATCATTAATTGCCCGGTCTACAGCTCTGCCAACCATTATCTTTGATGAGATCGATACCGGTATATCAGGAGAAGTTGCGCTAAAAGTAGGAGAGATTATGCAACGTCTGGCCTCACATATGCAGGTACTGGCCATTACTCACTTGCCGCAGATAGCTTCAAAAGGAAAGAGTCATTTTAAAGTATATAAGGAAGATAGCGGCGATAAGACACAGTCAAATATTGTACTGCTAAATCAGCAGGAACGCGTTCTTGAAGTGGCTCAAATGCTGAGCGGAGCAAATCCGGGAGAAGCTGCAATCAAACATGCAACGGAATTGATTGAGGGGTGA
- a CDS encoding SprT-like domain-containing protein, with protein sequence MPDYTKQLQKYMPELAAPIISQWIIDSKCSFKISRARATKLGDYQAPYRGESHKISVNNNLNPYSFLITTIHEFAHLRTWQQHKNKVKPHGTEWKDNFKFLMEPFLKLHIFPEKILHAVIKYLNNPAASSCTDLHLFRTLKEYDSTQSPVITVEMLNQDDLFSMKNGRVFQRKERIRKRYRCVEVSTNRIYLFHPVAEIYPIPDPSL encoded by the coding sequence ATGCCTGACTATACCAAACAATTGCAAAAATACATGCCGGAACTGGCTGCTCCCATTATCTCTCAATGGATCATTGACTCTAAATGTTCCTTTAAGATAAGCCGGGCACGTGCAACGAAATTGGGCGATTATCAGGCTCCATACCGCGGAGAATCCCATAAGATCTCCGTTAACAACAATCTAAATCCTTATTCTTTTCTGATTACCACAATTCACGAATTTGCGCACCTCCGAACCTGGCAACAACATAAGAATAAGGTCAAACCACACGGAACAGAATGGAAGGACAATTTCAAATTTCTGATGGAACCCTTTCTGAAGCTGCATATTTTCCCTGAAAAAATACTGCATGCCGTTATCAAGTACCTCAATAATCCTGCAGCTTCCAGCTGTACCGACCTGCATCTGTTCAGGACATTAAAAGAATATGACAGTACACAGTCTCCCGTCATAACGGTAGAGATGCTCAATCAGGATGATCTGTTTTCAATGAAAAACGGGCGTGTATTTCAACGAAAAGAACGAATCCGCAAGCGGTACAGGTGCGTGGAAGTCTCTACCAACCGTATCTATCTCTTTCATCCTGTCGCAGAGATATATCCAATCCCTGATCCGTCTCTTTAA
- the porD gene encoding type IX secretion system protein PorD, producing the protein MYKIVCILLLSMLITRSFAQELNIRVEVQSPQVQNTNKRALEVLQKAISDFLNNRAWTANKVQNEERIDGALVITITSWDGSKEFKGTAQVFSSRPVYGTNYNSPILAFNDKYFNFSYIEGDILDYNENQYMSNLASLLGFYANVIIGMDADSFKLYGGNTYFSVARDIVNYSQNGDYVGWRSMDAFDNRYWLITNLTDRRYVAYRDFAYNYHINGLDKMAENEPQARTEMGALLPKLKEVDRNNSGNILTSAFYSAKSNEFVGIFSRMPGNEGVKAYNLLVELDPANSTKYEEIRK; encoded by the coding sequence ATGTATAAAATAGTCTGTATTCTTTTGTTGAGCATGCTGATAACACGAAGTTTCGCACAGGAGCTCAATATTCGTGTAGAAGTACAGTCTCCACAGGTACAGAATACAAATAAACGTGCTCTGGAAGTCCTGCAGAAAGCAATTTCAGACTTCTTAAACAACAGAGCCTGGACTGCAAATAAAGTGCAGAACGAAGAACGTATAGACGGTGCACTGGTCATCACGATTACTTCCTGGGATGGTTCCAAAGAATTCAAAGGAACGGCGCAGGTTTTTTCCTCAAGACCTGTATATGGTACGAATTACAACAGTCCCATACTGGCATTTAATGACAAGTATTTTAATTTCTCATATATAGAAGGGGATATTCTGGATTATAATGAGAATCAATATATGAGTAATCTGGCTTCTTTGCTGGGATTTTATGCCAATGTTATTATCGGAATGGACGCCGATTCTTTCAAGTTATACGGCGGTAATACTTATTTCTCTGTCGCGAGAGATATTGTCAATTACTCCCAAAACGGAGATTATGTAGGTTGGCGCTCTATGGATGCTTTTGATAACCGGTACTGGCTGATCACCAATCTGACCGATCGCCGCTATGTGGCATATCGTGATTTTGCCTATAATTACCATATAAACGGATTGGACAAAATGGCTGAAAATGAACCACAGGCACGGACAGAAATGGGAGCACTTCTTCCTAAGCTTAAAGAAGTAGACCGGAATAATAGCGGTAATATTCTGACATCTGCATTTTATAGTGCCAAATCTAATGAGTTTGTAGGGATATTCAGTCGTATGCCCGGTAATGAAGGCGTAAAAGCTTACAACCTGCTGGTGGAGCTGGATCCGGCAAATTCGACTAAGTACGAAGAAATCCGCAAATAG
- a CDS encoding M28 family metallopeptidase — MKRTGFLLLFSAVLLFSCKNKESENKSVHDTSGLDSVALNAISESSYKKYVEELSSDRFMGRKPFTKGDTLAVNYIREQFEQLGLAPGNGDSYFQEVPMVEINSTAPAQMTFTGAKGSVTVKDLEDYVIGSRQLQEQIQLDQSRLVFAGFGIIAPEYDWNDYAGLDVKGKTVIVMVNDPGHYNKTLFKGDTMTYYGRWTYKYEEAARQGAAGVLLIHDKAAASYDWDVVKSSWSGSQLDLVSKDNGASHCLFEGWISAATTQKLLALSGSGQAVLEKAKKPGFKPVDLGLTTSLTLKNKFRKSASNNVIARLEGTSRKDEVIIYSAHWDHLGIGEAIAGDSIYNGAIDNAAGVSALFEIAKAFKAAKIKPERTIVFMALTGEEQGLLGSAYYASHPVYPFKKTVANLNMDAFSPMGATKDVSIVGMGQSEVEDYAVRSAAKFGREVHDSGNPSSGGFFRSDHFSFVKKGVPAIFMGSGKQYLETDSALILKRTKALAGRYHNVTDQVDENWDFGGILADIRLFFDIGYTMSLENYFPKWKETSEFKNIGAKR, encoded by the coding sequence ATGAAAAGAACCGGTTTCCTTTTATTATTTTCTGCTGTGCTATTGTTTTCCTGTAAAAATAAAGAGTCAGAAAACAAATCTGTACATGATACCTCAGGACTTGATTCTGTTGCACTGAATGCTATTTCAGAGAGTAGCTACAAAAAATATGTGGAGGAACTTTCCTCCGATCGTTTTATGGGCCGAAAACCATTTACCAAAGGTGACACACTGGCTGTAAACTATATCCGCGAACAATTTGAACAGCTTGGTCTGGCTCCGGGAAACGGAGACAGCTATTTTCAGGAAGTCCCGATGGTAGAAATCAACAGCACTGCTCCTGCGCAAATGACTTTTACAGGAGCAAAAGGCAGCGTGACTGTAAAAGATCTGGAGGACTATGTTATAGGCAGCCGACAGTTGCAGGAACAAATACAACTTGATCAATCCAGACTGGTCTTTGCAGGATTCGGAATTATTGCACCCGAATACGATTGGAACGACTATGCAGGTCTGGATGTAAAAGGTAAAACAGTTATCGTCATGGTCAATGATCCCGGGCACTATAACAAGACTTTATTTAAAGGTGACACCATGACTTACTACGGTCGCTGGACATACAAATATGAGGAAGCCGCCCGTCAGGGTGCTGCCGGTGTGTTGCTGATACATGATAAAGCCGCAGCAAGCTATGACTGGGACGTTGTCAAATCAAGCTGGAGCGGATCCCAACTGGATCTGGTATCTAAAGATAACGGAGCATCTCACTGTTTATTTGAAGGATGGATCTCTGCCGCGACAACTCAAAAGCTGCTTGCTCTTTCAGGATCAGGACAAGCTGTATTAGAAAAAGCTAAGAAACCGGGATTCAAGCCTGTTGATCTGGGTCTGACCACAAGTCTGACACTTAAAAACAAATTCAGAAAATCTGCATCCAATAATGTGATTGCCCGATTAGAAGGAACTTCACGAAAGGACGAAGTCATTATTTATTCCGCTCACTGGGATCATCTTGGCATTGGGGAAGCCATAGCCGGAGACTCTATTTATAACGGCGCGATTGATAATGCTGCAGGTGTATCCGCTCTTTTTGAAATTGCAAAGGCATTCAAAGCCGCAAAGATTAAACCTGAGCGTACGATTGTATTTATGGCACTGACCGGAGAAGAGCAAGGTCTGCTGGGCTCGGCCTACTATGCTTCCCATCCGGTCTACCCCTTCAAAAAAACTGTAGCAAATCTCAATATGGATGCTTTTAGTCCAATGGGTGCAACAAAAGATGTATCTATTGTGGGCATGGGTCAATCAGAAGTAGAAGACTATGCGGTTCGTTCTGCTGCAAAGTTCGGCCGTGAAGTACATGATTCCGGCAACCCTTCTTCTGGAGGATTTTTCCGTTCGGATCATTTTAGTTTTGTCAAAAAAGGTGTACCGGCCATATTTATGGGAAGTGGAAAGCAATATCTGGAAACAGATTCTGCACTGATCCTCAAACGTACAAAAGCTTTGGCAGGCCGTTATCATAATGTAACTGACCAGGTGGATGAAAACTGGGATTTCGGAGGTATACTGGCAGATATCCGATTATTTTTTGACATCGGCTATACCATGAGTCTGGAAAACTACTTCCCGAAATGGAAAGAAACATCCGAATTTAAAAATATCGGGGCTAAGAGATAG